The segment TGGCAAAATATTGTTAGGACTTTCAACAGCATCATTTTCTCTCCATTACTTCCAAAAGCCTTAGTATAAATACAAAGTATGTAAGTGTAATTACCATAAAAACCTAAAATCTCCTTCTATTATTTATGCCTCTCTAAGATTAAGTCTGTTGGAGTTCTGTTTGGTGAACTCTTCATAGAGGAAGGGTGTCACAGGCTGGTATATGTGGCACTGCAGTTTGATATCCTTGAAATGGTCTTCCAATGATGAATGATGATCCCTGAGCAGTGTAGTGGTTGGTAAAGATGAAGATGTGTACATCAGGATGTGTGGCTGGAGCAGACACTACAAAGGGGCTGGAATCCATGCCCTCATTACAAGAACCTCCCTTTTTTGAGATGATTTATATCTTGTCCTCAACTTTGCAGCATAGTTTTATTGTAATTCAGCTGCTTACTTCTTTAAAGATGGCCTCTAGAGTTCTTGAAGGTTAATTAActctggtggtttttttttttctttttagctaAGGGAGGaaacagaggcagcagctcctgaacCACAAATTGATCTTGAGGATCTCCTGGAGGTCCctaatgaagaacagaaaataaaattacaggTCAGATAGAGGGACGTGTTGATTTTATGTTAGTGAAGTTCTCTTCATAAAGACTAGTGGCATGTGGGGTAGAGAATAGGTGTTTGTAGTGTTGCATGATGCTTTCTTGAGCCTTCCTTTCTGTAGGGAGGGGAGAATTAGATCAACTCATAAAACACTAAAATTACTACTCCTTGTTTTTTTAGGAAATCCTCCATGagtgctccagccccacagaGGTGAGTGAAGGACCATATAAATTTACATGTATACATGTTACACTATTCTGTTACAGTGTCTTTGCTGCTGCTTGGATGAGTAGCCAAGACACTACGGTGCTGCAGATTTGTTTAATCATAATGCGAAGTGTTTGCCACTTTATTCTGTGATTGTAAAATTACATATAAATCCATAGGAATGAGCTGAAGGCAGAGCACTAGAGCAAGTAAGAAATTATGCTTTACAATCAGAGAAGTTCTTTCTATGTTTCGAACAGCTTAAGCTGATCAGTCTGAGCTGTTATTTGATCCTCAGTGTAGAAAAGCCATTGACAATGACATAGCTCACATAACCATTTTTTACACTATTAACTGAATGCATTCTTAGCTTAAAACACTCTAGGGTTATGAGTGACAAGGATGCAGAATGGTCCTTAGGTTGGACTGGGCAGATAACTGCTGAGCAGTAGCCATGTAGGTTAGTTTTACAcatggattttttccccccacaaaaCTTTGCAAGTTTTTATTTGAATTAGACAGTTAAATCCCACAATGTCCAGACAATTGGAGGCAATACTGTGTGCATGCACCACACAGGGATTGCCTTTGCTGCACTGCACACCTGTGCAAAATGTGGTCCCCATCACTGCTTCAGGCACATGCACTGCATGTGAACATTCTGCTTGCACATCATCCATCAGACCACACGTATTTTCGAACCAATGTGGCTGTGCGGTGCTGAACATACAGAAAATGAGATGAATGCATGACTGAAATTCAATCACTGAATCAATATTAGTATCATTGAAATTAAACTGGGCTGTAGCAATCATCACAGGTGCTCTCCTAGCGGGGGTTTCAGCAAAGCTGGCAATATGAAATAGTTTTCAGAGTGTCTGAATGTCAGATCTGAGGCAAGAATCTCACATTTCCAGAGCAGTAACTGAAGAGAGTTTGTTCTGCTAACTCAGAAgccatgaaaatgtcctgtggGCAGCACAGTACCTGTTGAATACAGATACTGCTGCCCCGTTGGCAAAAACACATACTTTCACCTTGGGGATCTTGAATCCAGTTTCCTTGAAAGATCACAGCAGTTTAACTGCAGAAGGCAGACAAGAAACTGAAAGGACTGACTGAAAAGAAGGGTATGTTCCTAGGCATTTACTCCCAGAGCATGTTGTGGCAACCTCTGATCACCCAAGTGAGGACGCTGGGCTTCCACACAGCACAAATGGTAACAAGCTGCAATATTTCCAGTGACCCTGTCTAATTACAGGAACATGTAGCGATGTCTTTGGGTAAGAAAGGCTGCACACCTCTTTATGGTGATGTTACTTGCCATGCAGGGGGTAAAGTTTGCACTAGTCACATTGCCTTCTGCTTGGAATAACCAGATAGGCCAGTTTAGTTCATAGTCCTTGGCTGTGTCAGCAAAGTAGTCAGGGTTTGTCTCCATTAACTGCTCATCTATCTGCTCTGCCTGTCCTCAAACCCTGCTCAACATTATCATTAGTCCTACATGTTTTGCTCCACCTCTTCTCTGCCAGCCACTTCCTTGTAGaactggcacagctccaggatggCTTGCAATTCACAACATGGAGCTCTACTGGTTCAACAAGAGGGACAGCTTGCTTTGCCCTAGATTGGGAGGGCAGCAGAAGTGGGCAGGAGGTTATTGTGGCAACAGGAAACAGTGGAACCTAAAAGAGAACAACATCCTGAGGTCATCTCATGGTGGGAAAAGCAGGTATCTGGGATAAAGAGGGTCGGGCTAGCTCCTGAGGAGAAAGTAAGCATGGCTGTTCCAAAGGGAGACAGGGAAAGGGGAGGAGCTTTTACACCCTTCTCATCCATCACAAGGTCTCCTTTCCTAAGCTAAAATATAGGTTTGCTCAATATATGTCAAAATTCTGGTTTCTGCTCAATGTGAGGTGAATGTGGGAATGATGGCAATGCCACAGAACACTTTGGGCTGGTGAGTGCTGAATTAATATGACATCCTTCTGCAACCAACTCTTATTGCAGGACTTCATTACGGAATTGCTCAGTCGATTGAGAGGTCTCAGAAGAGTCACCAATCCTCAGAAGAAATGACCTTGCTCACATGGAAAACCCAGCTctgattaaaaggaaatgtgtatCTTCCTGACAAAAAACAGGATCAGCAACAGAACTTCTGAATGTGTTTAGGACTTATTATTACTGACAAACTTCACCAAGTTTGTGAACTCTGTACCAGTGGTTTGAAGTCTCCACTCCTTCCAGATCGACACACACAGCAGGGAGCTAGACTGTACATTTTCCTGATTCTTAAAGCGTGTGTTAAC is part of the Passer domesticus isolate bPasDom1 chromosome 6, bPasDom1.hap1, whole genome shotgun sequence genome and harbors:
- the PPP1R14D gene encoding protein phosphatase 1 regulatory subunit 14D isoform X3; translation: MQHLSWRRTPEKPGEESSHRKLGKLTIKYNRKDLQRWLDLEEWINTQLQELYQCRLREETEAAAPEPQIDLEDLLEVPNEEQKIKLQEILHECSSPTEDFITELLSRLRGLRRVTNPQKK
- the PPP1R14D gene encoding protein phosphatase 1 regulatory subunit 14D isoform X2, which gives rise to MASNSSALPRVTFQTPEKPGEESSHRKLGKLTIKYNRKDLQRWLDLEEWINTQLQELYQCRLREETEAAAPEPQIDLEDLLEVPNEEQKIKLQEILHECSSPTEDFITELLSRLRGLRRVTNPQKK